A stretch of the Mycobacterium sp. ITM-2016-00317 genome encodes the following:
- a CDS encoding DUF4331 family protein — MSTDFTGLRRGAPLGDPRLDLCDLYVFPSPRDPERTVLILTANPEAGPLHPDAVYRIGIDNDGDLRTDIAFNFVFSEPRFDGDRPRQLVDVRLALQADARVEAACGSEIFGNVDVSFDEPHIWRSRGGGFVFFAGARGDAFFADSNVIAMAVELPTAYLGADPDVRVWARCSVLGEDGWVHADRVGHPWVSGFFSTDEDLAEYSAGEPNGDRARWMGQLIELMADTGGYSREEAVDAIEAEGTLPDVLTYKPTGPARYPNGRRLTDDVADYRSKFLTKGQKGFTGMTAPTDLLPDFPYLGAPR; from the coding sequence GTGTCGACTGACTTCACCGGGCTGAGGAGGGGCGCGCCACTGGGCGATCCCCGGCTGGACCTGTGCGACCTGTATGTGTTCCCGTCGCCGAGGGATCCCGAGCGCACCGTGCTGATCCTGACCGCGAACCCGGAAGCGGGCCCACTGCATCCCGATGCGGTGTACCGCATCGGGATCGACAACGACGGAGATCTGCGCACCGACATCGCGTTCAACTTCGTCTTCTCCGAACCGCGCTTCGACGGCGACCGCCCGCGACAGCTCGTCGACGTCCGACTGGCGCTGCAGGCCGATGCGCGGGTGGAGGCCGCATGCGGGTCGGAGATCTTCGGCAACGTCGATGTGTCGTTCGACGAGCCGCACATCTGGCGTTCGCGTGGCGGCGGGTTCGTGTTCTTCGCCGGCGCCCGAGGTGACGCGTTCTTCGCCGACTCGAACGTGATCGCGATGGCCGTGGAGCTGCCCACCGCCTATCTGGGCGCGGACCCCGACGTGCGGGTCTGGGCGCGCTGCAGCGTGCTCGGTGAGGACGGCTGGGTGCACGCCGACCGCGTCGGGCACCCGTGGGTGAGCGGATTCTTCTCCACGGACGAGGATCTCGCCGAGTACAGCGCAGGCGAGCCCAACGGCGACCGAGCCCGCTGGATGGGCCAACTGATCGAATTGATGGCCGACACCGGCGGATACAGCCGGGAGGAGGCCGTCGACGCGATCGAGGCCGAGGGGACGCTGCCCGACGTGCTGACCTACAAGCCGACCGGCCCGGCCCGATATCCGAACGGGCGCAGGCTGACCGACGACGTCGCCGACTACCGGTCGAAGTTCCTCACCAAGGGGCAGAAGGGCTTCACCGGAATGACCGCCCCGACCGACCTGCTTCCCGACTTCCCATACCTCGGTGCCCCCCGCTGA
- a CDS encoding acyl-CoA carboxylase subunit beta, with product MTEVSPTPHPAASPTHHPARTTAELLAELREKLELAKEPGGEKAVAKRERKGIPSARARIHSLLDPGSFLEIGALAKTPGDPDALYGDGVVTGHGTINGRPVGVFSHDQTVFQGSVGEMFGRKVARLMEWVAMVGCPIIGINDSAGARIQDTATSLAWYAELGRRHELLRGLVPEISLIFGKCAGGAVYSPIQTDLIVAVRDQGYMFVTGPDVIKDVTGEDVSLDELGGADAQARYGNIHQVVESEAAAFQYVRDYLSFLPANTFDDAPIVNPGLEPEVTPHDLELDTLVPDLDNQAYDMMEILLRIFDDGDVFQVGEQSGPAIITAFARIDGRPVGVIANQPMYMSGAIDNEASDKAARFVRFCDSFNTPLVFVVDTPGFMPGVEQEKGGIIKRGGRFLNAVVEADIPKVTITIRKSYGGAYAVMGSKQLTSDFNFAWPTARIAVIGAEGAAQLLVKRFPDPTAPEVQKIRADFIEGYNTSLATPWIAAERGFIDGVIEPHETRLLLRKCMHLLRDKQINRVQRKHGLTPI from the coding sequence GTGACTGAGGTTTCTCCCACCCCCCACCCGGCGGCATCTCCTACCCACCACCCGGCACGAACGACCGCGGAACTGCTGGCCGAACTCCGCGAGAAGCTGGAGCTGGCCAAGGAACCCGGTGGTGAGAAGGCCGTCGCGAAACGGGAGAGGAAGGGCATCCCGAGCGCGCGGGCCCGCATCCACTCGTTGCTCGATCCGGGCAGCTTCCTGGAGATCGGTGCGCTGGCCAAGACGCCCGGCGACCCCGACGCGCTGTACGGCGACGGCGTCGTCACCGGCCACGGCACCATCAACGGCCGCCCGGTCGGCGTGTTCAGCCATGACCAGACGGTGTTCCAGGGTTCGGTCGGAGAGATGTTCGGCCGCAAGGTCGCCCGGCTGATGGAGTGGGTGGCGATGGTCGGCTGCCCGATCATCGGCATCAACGACTCGGCCGGCGCCCGCATCCAGGACACCGCGACGTCGCTGGCCTGGTACGCCGAACTCGGCCGCCGCCACGAACTTCTGCGCGGGCTGGTGCCCGAGATCTCGCTGATCTTCGGCAAGTGCGCAGGCGGCGCGGTGTACTCGCCGATCCAGACCGACCTCATCGTCGCGGTGCGCGACCAGGGCTACATGTTCGTCACCGGTCCCGACGTCATCAAGGACGTCACCGGCGAGGACGTCAGCCTCGACGAGCTCGGCGGCGCCGACGCCCAGGCCCGGTACGGCAACATCCACCAGGTCGTGGAGTCCGAGGCCGCGGCGTTCCAGTACGTCCGCGACTACCTGAGTTTCCTGCCCGCCAACACCTTCGACGACGCACCCATCGTCAACCCGGGGCTGGAGCCGGAGGTGACGCCGCACGACCTCGAGCTGGACACCCTCGTGCCGGATCTCGACAACCAGGCCTACGACATGATGGAGATCCTGCTGCGGATCTTCGACGACGGCGACGTGTTCCAGGTGGGTGAGCAGTCCGGTCCGGCGATCATCACCGCGTTCGCGCGGATCGACGGCCGCCCGGTGGGCGTGATCGCCAACCAGCCCATGTACATGTCCGGCGCGATCGACAACGAGGCCTCCGACAAGGCGGCAAGGTTCGTCCGCTTCTGCGACTCGTTCAACACGCCGCTGGTGTTCGTGGTCGACACGCCCGGGTTCATGCCCGGTGTGGAGCAGGAGAAGGGCGGCATCATCAAGCGTGGTGGCCGCTTCCTCAACGCGGTCGTCGAGGCCGATATCCCGAAGGTCACCATCACCATTCGCAAGTCCTACGGCGGCGCGTACGCGGTGATGGGATCCAAGCAGCTGACGTCGGACTTCAACTTCGCCTGGCCGACCGCCCGCATCGCGGTGATCGGCGCCGAAGGTGCTGCTCAGCTGCTGGTCAAGCGGTTCCCCGATCCGACCGCACCCGAGGTGCAGAAGATCCGTGCCGACTTCATCGAGGGCTACAACACCAGCCTGGCCACACCGTGGATCGCGGCCGAGCGCGGCTTCATCGACGGGGTGATCGAACCCCACGAAACCAGGCTGTTGCTGCGCAAGTGCATGCATCTGCTGCGCGACAAGCAGATCAACCGCGTGCAGCGCAAACATGGCCTGACTCCGATCTAG